The following are encoded together in the Anaerostipes caccae L1-92 genome:
- a CDS encoding S1 RNA-binding domain-containing protein, with protein sequence MAEEMKETMEQYENELEASFRKMDEGDIVEGDVLSVSDEEAVIDLKYYAQGILKASEYSDDPNVTLTEALNEGDRVKAKVISVDDGEGNIVLSKREANQVLAWDRLQKLMEEETVLSLTVGGVVNGGVIVYVEGIRGFIPASQLSLNYVEDLNTWLKKEVEAKIITVDESRNKLVLSAKEVEKAKAQEELNHKMAMMRPGMVLEGTVENIMPYGAFVDLGDGLSGLIHISQFSEKRIKSPKEMVEEGQKVKVKVLKIADNKISLSMKALEESREAEKVETGIEYKEEEKAQTSLGDLLANLKL encoded by the coding sequence ATGGCAGAAGAAATGAAAGAAACAATGGAACAGTATGAGAATGAATTGGAAGCATCCTTCCGTAAGATGGATGAGGGAGATATAGTTGAGGGTGATGTCCTGAGCGTCAGCGACGAAGAGGCAGTCATCGATTTAAAATATTATGCTCAGGGTATCCTGAAAGCTTCTGAATACAGTGATGATCCAAATGTTACTTTGACAGAAGCTCTTAATGAGGGAGACCGGGTAAAGGCCAAGGTTATTTCTGTAGATGACGGTGAGGGGAATATTGTGCTGTCTAAAAGGGAAGCCAATCAGGTTCTGGCCTGGGACCGCCTCCAGAAGCTTATGGAAGAGGAGACGGTTCTCAGTCTCACTGTGGGCGGAGTTGTCAACGGAGGAGTGATTGTATATGTAGAAGGAATCCGTGGGTTTATCCCGGCTTCCCAGCTTTCCTTAAACTATGTGGAAGACCTGAACACATGGCTCAAAAAAGAAGTGGAGGCCAAGATCATTACCGTAGATGAGAGCAGGAACAAACTTGTACTCTCAGCCAAAGAAGTGGAAAAGGCAAAAGCTCAGGAAGAGCTGAACCACAAGATGGCGATGATGCGTCCCGGCATGGTGCTGGAAGGCACTGTCGAAAATATCATGCCGTATGGTGCGTTTGTGGATCTTGGCGATGGACTCAGCGGATTGATCCATATATCACAGTTCAGCGAAAAAAGAATAAAAAGCCCGAAAGAAATGGTAGAAGAAGGACAGAAGGTCAAAGTAAAAGTTTTAAAAATTGCCGACAACAAGATCAGTCTCAGCATGAAGGCACTGGAGGAATCCAGAGAAGCTGAAAAAGTCGAGACCGGGATCGAATATAAAGAAGAGGAAAAGGCACAGACCAGCCTTGGAGACTTACTGGCAAATCTTAAGTTATAA
- the aroC gene encoding chorismate synthase, with the protein MAGSSIGTLFRITTWGETHGEGLGVVVDGCPAGLPISKEDIQQYLNRRKPGQSKYTTPRKEDDQAEILSGVFEGKTTGTPISMAVYNKNQRSRDYSQIRDVYRPGHADYTYDAKYGIRDYRGGGRSSGRETIGRVAAGAVAVKLLKELGITVTAYAKEIGGITADEKRFDLEEIFRNPFYMPDREAALKVQEYADRMMREQDSMGGIIECTVQGLKPGIGDPVFEKLDANLAKAVLSIGAVKGFEIGDGFAAASSCGSQNNDAYEYREGGFVKKTNHSGGVLGGISDGSPLVFRAAVKPTPSIAKVQSTAGKDGKDFDLSIGGRHDPMIVPRAVVVVESMAAVTIADGLLMNLSASMDSVKKIYG; encoded by the coding sequence ATGGCAGGTTCAAGCATTGGCACATTATTCAGAATTACAACGTGGGGGGAGACCCATGGAGAGGGGCTTGGAGTCGTCGTAGATGGATGCCCGGCCGGACTTCCTATTTCAAAAGAGGATATTCAGCAGTATTTAAACCGCAGAAAACCGGGACAGTCAAAATATACGACACCCCGGAAAGAGGATGATCAGGCAGAGATCCTGTCCGGAGTTTTTGAAGGAAAAACAACCGGAACTCCCATTTCTATGGCAGTCTATAACAAGAACCAGAGATCCAGAGATTACAGCCAGATCAGAGATGTTTACCGGCCCGGACATGCGGATTATACTTATGATGCCAAATACGGAATCAGGGATTACAGAGGCGGGGGAAGGTCTTCCGGCAGAGAGACCATCGGCCGTGTGGCTGCCGGAGCAGTGGCTGTCAAGCTGTTAAAGGAACTTGGAATTACGGTAACGGCATATGCAAAAGAGATTGGCGGCATTACGGCAGACGAGAAGCGATTTGACCTGGAAGAGATTTTTCGGAATCCGTTTTACATGCCCGACAGAGAAGCAGCACTGAAAGTGCAGGAATATGCGGACCGCATGATGAGAGAACAGGATTCTATGGGCGGGATTATCGAGTGCACCGTACAAGGGTTAAAGCCTGGCATTGGTGATCCGGTGTTTGAAAAGCTGGATGCCAATCTGGCCAAGGCGGTGCTTTCGATCGGTGCCGTAAAGGGATTTGAGATTGGTGATGGTTTTGCGGCTGCTTCCTCCTGCGGATCACAGAATAATGACGCTTATGAATATCGGGAAGGCGGATTTGTAAAAAAGACAAATCACTCAGGAGGAGTTCTGGGAGGCATCAGTGACGGCAGCCCTCTCGTGTTCCGGGCAGCAGTCAAGCCGACTCCGTCTATCGCCAAGGTTCAGTCCACAGCAGGAAAAGACGGGAAAGATTTCGACCTTTCCATCGGGGGAAGACATGATCCGATGATTGTTCCGAGAGCTGTGGTAGTGGTTGAATCCATGGCGGCGGTCACGATTGCAGACGGGCTGCTTATGAATCTGAGTGCCAGTATGGACTCTGTAAAAAAAATATACGGGTAA
- the tgt gene encoding tRNA guanosine(34) transglycosylase Tgt has translation MYQLIKKDGKAKRGRFTTVHGTIETPVFMNVGTVAAIKGAVSTDDLKEIRTQVELSNTYHLHVRPGDRLIKEFGGLHKFMNWDRPILTDSGGFQVFSLAKLRKIKEEGVSFSSHIDGRKIFMGPEESMQIQSNLGSTIAMAFDECPPHPAERKYMQDSVDRTTRWLYRCKKEMDRLNRLPDTVNPHQMLFGINQGGTYEDIRISHAKEISRLDLDGYALGGLAVGESHAEMYRILDETVPYLPEAKPTYLMGVGTPANILEAVDRGVDFFDCVYPTRNGRHGHVYTNHGKMNLFNKKYELDHRPIEEGCQCPACRSYSRAYIRHLLKAKEMLGMRLCVLHNLYFYNTMMEEIRDAIEQGQYREYKERKLSGMENK, from the coding sequence ATGTATCAGTTAATAAAAAAAGACGGTAAAGCAAAAAGAGGGCGGTTTACAACTGTCCATGGGACGATAGAGACCCCGGTTTTTATGAACGTGGGGACAGTGGCTGCGATTAAGGGTGCGGTGAGCACAGATGACTTAAAAGAGATCAGAACCCAGGTGGAGCTTTCCAACACCTATCATCTCCATGTGAGGCCGGGGGACCGGCTGATCAAGGAATTCGGGGGCCTTCATAAGTTTATGAACTGGGACCGCCCGATCCTTACAGATTCGGGGGGATTTCAGGTCTTTTCCCTGGCCAAGCTGCGTAAGATAAAGGAGGAAGGTGTTTCTTTTTCTTCCCATATCGACGGGCGAAAGATTTTTATGGGACCTGAGGAGAGTATGCAGATCCAGTCTAATCTGGGATCTACTATCGCTATGGCTTTTGACGAGTGTCCGCCCCATCCTGCGGAGAGAAAGTACATGCAGGATTCTGTGGACCGTACGACCAGATGGCTATACCGCTGTAAAAAAGAGATGGACCGTCTGAACCGTCTGCCGGATACGGTGAATCCGCATCAGATGCTGTTTGGAATCAATCAGGGGGGAACTTATGAGGACATCCGTATCTCTCATGCAAAAGAGATTTCCAGGCTTGACCTTGACGGCTATGCACTGGGAGGTCTGGCGGTAGGGGAATCCCACGCAGAGATGTACCGTATTTTGGATGAAACCGTCCCGTATCTTCCGGAAGCAAAACCTACTTATCTGATGGGAGTAGGCACTCCCGCCAATATTTTGGAAGCGGTGGACCGGGGAGTAGACTTTTTTGACTGTGTTTACCCGACAAGAAACGGCAGGCATGGACATGTCTATACCAACCACGGCAAGATGAACTTGTTCAATAAAAAGTATGAGCTGGATCACAGGCCTATAGAAGAAGGCTGCCAGTGTCCGGCGTGCAGAAGTTACAGCAGGGCTTATATCAGACATCTGCTCAAGGCAAAAGAAATGCTGGGTATGAGACTGTGTGTCTTGCATAACTTATATTTTTATAATACAATGATGGAAGAGATCCGGGATGCCATTGAACAGGGGCAGTACAGAGAGTACAAAGAGAGAAAGCTTTCCGGTATGGAAAATAAGTGA
- the yajC gene encoding preprotein translocase subunit YajC, with the protein MQSQFSMILWLIIVFGGMYFLLIRPQKKKDQQMKELAASLEVGDSVLTISGFYGVVVDVVDDKTIVVEFGNDKHCRIPMERAAISQVEKPNQGTKED; encoded by the coding sequence ATGCAATCACAATTTAGTATGATTCTGTGGCTCATTATTGTGTTCGGAGGTATGTATTTCTTACTGATCCGTCCGCAAAAGAAAAAAGACCAGCAGATGAAGGAATTAGCAGCTTCTCTGGAAGTTGGGGACAGTGTACTTACCATCAGTGGTTTCTATGGTGTGGTCGTGGATGTCGTAGATGACAAAACGATCGTTGTAGAATTCGGAAATGACAAACATTGCCGTATTCCTATGGAACGTGCTGCTATTTCTCAGGTTGAGAAACCGAATCAGGGAACAAAAGAAGATTAA
- a CDS encoding 5-methyltetrahydropteroyltriglutamate--homocysteine S-methyltransferase, protein MDRTSFPYYYDIVGSFLRTETLKAAKRQYKQGDMSAVRLKRIENQAVRELVRKQKEAGLKAVTDGELRRRWWHLDFLWYLNGIERKKYKRRPDIFREEETEPETLAVCGRISFGNHPFLNHFRFLKSISGDAAAKMTIPSPAMLHLICCVHPESYQPIPIYRNEKVLFEDIIRSYQKALRAFYNAGCRYLQFDDVSWGEFCSWERREVYRSRGIDTEKLSERYVWLINQVLRVKPEDMTVTLHVCRGNFYSARMISGSYEAVAEQLFGHCLVDGFFLEYNDSGQSGDFRPLRYIKNQKVALGLISVRSPVMEKDDVIQKKILQASSYVPLTQLCLSPQCGFASEEQQRFLTDEQQWEKIRNMKRIAEEVWKIPAGA, encoded by the coding sequence ATGGACAGGACATCGTTTCCCTACTATTATGATATCGTTGGCAGCTTTTTGCGCACAGAGACATTGAAAGCTGCTAAAAGACAGTACAAACAAGGTGATATGAGTGCCGTAAGATTAAAGAGAATTGAAAATCAGGCGGTCAGGGAACTGGTCAGAAAACAGAAGGAAGCGGGGCTTAAGGCGGTTACCGACGGAGAACTGCGCAGAAGATGGTGGCATCTGGATTTTCTCTGGTATTTGAACGGAATCGAGAGAAAGAAATATAAACGGAGACCGGACATTTTCAGGGAAGAAGAGACGGAGCCGGAGACGCTCGCAGTCTGCGGCAGGATCAGCTTCGGCAATCATCCGTTTTTAAACCATTTCCGGTTTCTAAAGTCAATTTCCGGGGATGCGGCGGCTAAGATGACGATTCCGTCACCGGCGATGCTCCATTTAATCTGCTGTGTACATCCTGAGTCATACCAGCCAATTCCAATTTACAGGAATGAGAAAGTTTTGTTTGAAGATATCATCAGGAGTTACCAGAAAGCTCTGAGGGCTTTTTACAATGCAGGCTGCAGATACCTTCAGTTTGACGATGTCTCATGGGGAGAATTTTGTTCCTGGGAACGGAGGGAGGTTTACCGAAGCAGGGGGATTGACACAGAGAAACTGTCAGAGCGATATGTCTGGCTGATCAATCAGGTGCTGAGGGTAAAACCGGAGGATATGACGGTGACGCTTCATGTCTGCCGGGGAAATTTTTATTCTGCCCGTATGATATCAGGAAGCTATGAGGCAGTGGCAGAGCAGTTATTCGGTCATTGTCTTGTGGACGGATTTTTTCTGGAATATAATGACAGCGGACAGTCAGGGGATTTCAGGCCGCTCAGATACATAAAGAATCAAAAGGTTGCACTTGGATTAATATCTGTCAGGTCTCCTGTGATGGAAAAGGATGATGTAATTCAAAAGAAAATTCTGCAGGCATCGTCTTATGTTCCGCTGACTCAGCTTTGCTTAAGTCCGCAGTGCGGGTTTGCATCAGAAGAACAGCAGAGGTTTTTGACAGATGAACAGCAGTGGGAAAAGATCAGGAATATGAAGAGAATTGCGGAGGAAGTATGGAAGATACCGGCAGGGGCTTAA
- a CDS encoding TIGR04086 family membrane protein: protein MENKNIGISILKSLIFSYILTGIILCILAFIMYQTEVSTKVANLGVTFTYVAASVFAGFIIGKRMGKRKFLWGLAVGLLYFAVLFLISLLLDQNQALMSGERITAMLLCAAGGTLGGALA, encoded by the coding sequence ATGGAAAATAAAAATATCGGTATTTCAATCTTAAAAAGCTTAATCTTCTCCTACATATTGACAGGAATTATTCTATGTATTCTGGCTTTTATTATGTATCAGACCGAAGTCAGCACAAAAGTCGCAAACCTTGGCGTAACCTTTACCTATGTGGCTGCGTCTGTATTTGCAGGGTTTATCATCGGCAAACGAATGGGAAAGAGAAAATTTCTCTGGGGCCTGGCCGTGGGCCTTCTGTACTTTGCCGTACTCTTTCTGATCTCCCTTCTCCTGGATCAAAACCAGGCACTGATGAGCGGAGAGCGCATCACCGCAATGCTTCTGTGCGCAGCCGGAGGAACCCTGGGCGGAGCCCTGGCATAA
- a CDS encoding PHP domain-containing protein, with protein MTHREKGQTMIDLHLHSDASDGTLKPEEVLRAAKEKGLYAFALTDHDTVAGIPPILHSGELTGIHFMPGIELSCEAEKHEIHILGYHIDICNQNLLNTLEGLRRGRRQRNLSMIEKFREDGIPMTLEKLLHGNEQTVITRAHFARVLIEEGYCANKEQAFKKYVGDGCRYYIPKPYFAPADAVRLIKDAGGTAVLAHPFQYHLSNAELEELIRELISFGLGGIEVYHSSHHHGQTVKLRQWCRKYGMLATGGSDFHGSNKPDIEIGTGRGSLKVPDHLYDELKNLL; from the coding sequence ATGACACATAGGGAGAAAGGACAGACGATGATTGACTTACATTTGCACTCGGATGCCTCGGACGGTACACTGAAACCGGAAGAGGTGCTGCGTGCAGCAAAAGAAAAGGGACTTTATGCGTTCGCACTCACTGATCACGATACAGTCGCAGGAATTCCGCCGATCCTTCATTCGGGAGAACTTACAGGCATTCATTTTATGCCGGGAATTGAGCTTTCATGTGAGGCGGAAAAACACGAGATTCACATACTGGGCTATCATATTGATATCTGTAATCAGAACTTACTAAACACACTGGAGGGTCTGCGGAGAGGAAGAAGGCAGAGAAATCTTTCTATGATTGAAAAGTTTCGTGAGGACGGGATACCAATGACGCTTGAAAAACTTCTGCACGGCAACGAACAGACCGTGATCACCAGGGCACATTTTGCAAGAGTGCTGATCGAGGAAGGATACTGTGCCAATAAGGAGCAGGCATTTAAAAAGTATGTAGGAGACGGATGCAGATATTATATTCCGAAGCCTTATTTTGCGCCCGCGGATGCGGTCAGGCTGATCAAAGATGCAGGAGGTACTGCGGTACTGGCGCATCCGTTCCAATATCATCTTTCCAACGCGGAGTTAGAGGAGCTGATCAGGGAGCTGATCTCTTTCGGGCTGGGGGGAATTGAAGTCTATCACTCATCCCATCATCACGGACAGACGGTGAAACTCAGGCAGTGGTGCAGGAAATATGGGATGCTGGCCACAGGAGGCTCGGACTTTCACGGCAGCAATAAACCGGACATTGAGATCGGGACGGGACGGGGCAGTTTAAAGGTCCCGGATCACCTCTACGATGAACTGAAGAACTTATTGTAA
- the scfA gene encoding six-cysteine ranthipeptide SCIFF — protein sequence MKHIKTLTNKTLQNTVKKGGCGECQTSCQSACKTSCTVGNQSCEHSK from the coding sequence ATGAAGCACATTAAGACTCTAACGAATAAAACATTGCAGAACACAGTAAAGAAAGGCGGATGCGGTGAGTGCCAGACATCCTGTCAGTCAGCATGCAAGACATCCTGCACCGTAGGAAACCAGAGCTGCGAACACAGCAAATAA
- the scfB gene encoding thioether cross-link-forming SCIFF peptide maturase: MVYQYKNNGYNMVLDVESGSVHVVDDLSYDVIGLYGTRTLKEIQEELSGYEAGEIEEVYEEIRRLESEGALFTKDEYEDYITEFKRRPTVVKALCLHIAHDCNLACRYCFAEEGEYHGDRSMMSFEVGKQALDFLVENSGSRRNLEVDFFGGEPLMNFEVVKQLVAYGRSLEEKHSKKFRFTLTTNGVLLDDEVMEFANREMANVVLSIDGRKEVHDKMRPTRNGKGSYDLIIDKFKKFAEMRNGKSYYVRGTFTHDNLDFSKDVLHLADEGFDQISVEPVVGPEEERYTIKEADLPKIMEEYDLLAKEIIRREKEGKGFTFFHFMIDLTGGPCVAKRLSGCGSGTEYLAVTPWGDLYPCHQFVGEDEFCVGNVFDGVTRGDIVSEFKKTSVYSKEDCRECFARFYCSGGCSANSHKLNGTINGTYEVGCQLERKRVECALMIKAALADQSEE; encoded by the coding sequence GTGGTTTATCAATACAAAAATAATGGATATAATATGGTGCTGGATGTGGAAAGCGGATCAGTCCACGTCGTGGATGATCTGAGCTATGACGTCATCGGACTTTACGGCACCCGCACTTTAAAGGAAATACAAGAAGAGCTTTCCGGATACGAAGCCGGGGAGATCGAGGAAGTCTATGAGGAAATCAGGCGTCTGGAGAGCGAAGGAGCACTCTTTACAAAGGACGAGTATGAGGATTACATAACGGAGTTCAAAAGGCGTCCAACCGTGGTCAAAGCACTCTGCCTGCATATCGCTCATGACTGTAACTTAGCGTGCAGATACTGTTTTGCTGAAGAAGGAGAATATCACGGAGATCGTTCGATGATGAGTTTCGAAGTAGGAAAACAGGCATTGGATTTCCTCGTTGAAAACTCAGGCAGCAGGAGAAACCTGGAAGTGGATTTCTTTGGAGGAGAGCCGCTGATGAACTTTGAGGTCGTAAAGCAGCTGGTGGCTTACGGCAGGTCTCTGGAGGAGAAGCACAGTAAAAAGTTCAGGTTTACTCTGACGACCAACGGCGTCCTTCTGGATGACGAAGTGATGGAGTTTGCAAACCGTGAGATGGCCAACGTGGTCCTCAGTATTGACGGGCGGAAAGAGGTCCATGATAAGATGAGGCCTACAAGAAACGGCAAGGGCAGCTACGATCTGATCATTGATAAATTTAAAAAATTTGCAGAGATGCGAAACGGAAAAAGTTATTATGTGAGAGGCACTTTCACCCATGACAACCTGGATTTTTCAAAAGATGTACTGCATCTGGCGGACGAAGGATTTGACCAGATTTCCGTGGAACCTGTGGTAGGACCCGAAGAAGAGCGGTACACGATCAAAGAAGCCGATCTTCCGAAGATCATGGAAGAATATGATCTTCTGGCAAAAGAAATCATCCGGAGGGAGAAGGAAGGAAAGGGCTTTACGTTCTTCCACTTTATGATCGATCTGACCGGAGGTCCCTGTGTGGCAAAACGCCTTTCAGGGTGCGGTTCGGGAACCGAATATCTCGCGGTGACGCCATGGGGAGATCTGTATCCGTGTCATCAGTTCGTGGGGGAAGATGAGTTCTGTGTAGGAAATGTGTTTGACGGAGTCACCCGCGGTGATATTGTCTCTGAGTTTAAGAAGACCAGTGTTTACTCGAAAGAAGACTGCCGGGAGTGCTTCGCCAGATTTTACTGCAGCGGGGGATGCAGTGCGAACTCTCATAAACTGAATGGTACGATCAACGGTACCTATGAAGTGGGCTGTCAGCTGGAGAGAAAGCGAGTGGAGTGTGCACTGATGATAAAGGCCGCATTGGCTGATCAGAGTGAAGAATAA
- a CDS encoding protein translocase subunit SecDF, with the protein MKTNKNKKGRYAAGIILLAALCAFGIFITAKGLGKNKIGRAENIELGLDLAGGVSITYEVDGKNVSDKNIDDTVYKLQKRVEGYSTESEVYRQGKNRINIEIPGVTDANKILDELGQPGTLAFMVQDGKSMKTVLTGNNVKSAKAQTTEGDNGAKDYVVALEFDKKGTKAFADATKKNVGKPIYIIYDNQIISAPNVQTVITKGECSITGMESYEAAENLASSIRIGSLPVKLKELRSNVVSAKLGVDAIQTSVKAGAIGFALVCILMIALYYLPGVIACLALAIYVLMTLLALNGFNVTLTLPGLAGIILGIGMAVDANVIIYSRIKEEVALGKNVGTAIKSGFHKAASAIIDGNVTTLIAVAVLWFKGTGTVKGFAQTLGMSVLISMFTALVISRFLVTAAYKFGLRSPKLYGKARALKERDFIGVSRRCMAAALLVIVVGLAFLPINKSKIGAPLNFDLEFSGGTSSTITFDKSVKVDDSLEKKVVSAYEKVSKSTSVQGQKVKANNQMVIKSVELNLSQRKQIESTMKKDFKAKSVATENISSTISNEMQRDAIVSVVIASICMLIYIAIRFKDVKFGASAIIALLNDVLIVFAAYSIGRLSVGGTFIACMLTIIGYSINSTIVIFDRIRENMQEADNTQLKGIVNKSIIQTLTRSINTSLTTFIMVFVLFIMGVSSIRQFALTLMVGVVCGAFSSVCITGPLWYFMKTGFKKQPAAAAIEEKTDVQNGQETASPKPKKKKKKKKKGIR; encoded by the coding sequence ATGAAGACGAACAAAAATAAGAAGGGAAGATACGCTGCCGGGATAATCCTGCTGGCCGCATTGTGTGCGTTTGGAATTTTTATCACCGCAAAAGGGCTTGGGAAAAATAAGATCGGCCGTGCAGAAAACATCGAACTGGGTCTGGATCTGGCCGGAGGAGTCAGCATTACCTATGAAGTGGACGGCAAAAATGTATCTGATAAAAACATTGACGATACGGTATACAAGCTTCAGAAACGTGTGGAAGGGTACAGTACAGAATCTGAAGTCTACCGCCAGGGTAAAAACAGAATCAACATCGAGATCCCGGGTGTGACAGACGCCAATAAGATCCTGGATGAACTGGGACAGCCGGGAACTCTGGCATTCATGGTCCAGGACGGCAAATCCATGAAGACGGTCCTGACAGGAAATAACGTCAAATCCGCAAAAGCTCAGACAACTGAGGGAGACAATGGGGCCAAGGACTATGTCGTAGCCCTGGAGTTTGACAAAAAAGGAACTAAGGCATTTGCAGATGCCACAAAGAAGAATGTGGGCAAACCCATCTATATTATATATGACAACCAGATCATCAGCGCACCGAATGTGCAGACCGTCATTACCAAAGGGGAATGCAGCATAACAGGAATGGAGAGTTATGAAGCGGCCGAAAATCTGGCATCTTCTATCCGTATTGGATCACTTCCGGTAAAATTAAAGGAACTGCGCTCCAATGTGGTTTCCGCCAAATTAGGAGTGGATGCTATTCAGACAAGTGTCAAAGCCGGCGCCATCGGATTTGCACTCGTCTGTATCCTGATGATCGCCCTGTATTATCTTCCGGGAGTGATCGCATGTCTTGCGCTGGCCATTTATGTGCTTATGACGCTGCTGGCGCTGAATGGATTCAATGTGACGCTGACCCTTCCGGGATTGGCCGGTATCATACTCGGTATCGGTATGGCTGTGGATGCCAATGTCATCATTTATTCCAGAATTAAGGAAGAAGTGGCGCTTGGCAAAAATGTGGGAACTGCGATTAAGTCAGGATTCCATAAGGCCGCATCGGCTATTATCGACGGAAACGTAACGACTCTGATTGCCGTGGCAGTCCTCTGGTTTAAGGGGACCGGAACGGTCAAGGGATTTGCTCAGACACTGGGTATGAGTGTCCTGATTTCAATGTTTACAGCTCTGGTCATCAGCAGATTTTTAGTTACCGCCGCATACAAGTTTGGCCTTAGGAGTCCGAAACTCTATGGAAAAGCGAGAGCTTTAAAAGAACGGGATTTCATCGGAGTCAGCAGACGGTGCATGGCGGCAGCGCTGCTTGTGATCGTTGTGGGTCTGGCGTTCCTTCCGATCAACAAGTCAAAGATCGGAGCACCGCTTAATTTTGATCTGGAATTTTCCGGAGGAACCTCTTCTACGATCACATTTGATAAGAGTGTGAAAGTAGATGACAGTCTCGAGAAGAAGGTCGTATCCGCTTACGAAAAAGTAAGCAAATCCACTTCAGTCCAGGGACAGAAAGTAAAAGCAAATAATCAGATGGTGATCAAGTCTGTGGAGCTGAACTTAAGCCAGCGGAAGCAGATCGAGAGCACCATGAAAAAAGATTTTAAGGCGAAATCCGTTGCCACTGAAAATATAAGTTCTACTATCAGCAATGAAATGCAGAGGGATGCGATCGTCTCCGTGGTGATCGCAAGTATCTGTATGCTGATCTATATCGCCATCCGGTTTAAGGATGTGAAATTTGGAGCCAGTGCCATCATTGCACTGCTGAATGACGTGCTTATCGTCTTTGCAGCATACTCAATCGGAAGGCTCTCCGTCGGAGGAACCTTTATCGCATGTATGCTTACGATCATCGGATACTCTATCAACTCTACCATCGTCATATTTGACCGTATCCGGGAGAATATGCAGGAGGCGGACAATACACAGCTGAAAGGCATTGTGAATAAGAGTATCATCCAGACGCTGACCAGATCCATCAACACGTCGCTCACTACGTTTATTATGGTGTTTGTGCTGTTTATTATGGGAGTGTCATCCATCCGCCAGTTTGCCCTGACTCTTATGGTCGGCGTTGTGTGCGGAGCATTTTCTTCCGTGTGTATCACGGGACCGCTCTGGTACTTTATGAAGACAGGATTTAAGAAACAGCCGGCGGCAGCTGCCATAGAAGAAAAAACAGATGTGCAGAACGGACAGGAGACTGCGTCACCAAAGCCTAAGAAAAAGAAGAAGAAAAAGAAAAAAGGAATCCGATAG